A portion of the Intestinibacillus sp. Marseille-P6563 genome contains these proteins:
- a CDS encoding metallophosphoesterase family protein has translation MLTIVHLADLHLGASYSFLSAEKAAIARESQFTVLQHAIDYANSQFANAVLIAGDLFDQPKPPSEIVKRTFSILSQAHCCVLISPGNHDYLCADSPYLTAQRPEQVYVFTSPVLTSFPISDRAVVWGAAFCDQGASIPLDVKLVEDRPNLLLVHSDLKTHSGYNPLTAADLKTSGFLYAALGHNHEYSGMRRAGNTVYACPGSPVSVGTDDTGRKGFLFGQLAEELKFRFIPSGGFECHSYKIDFTTLASDRMLEQALTALVPKNHDKVCASVELVGERSYEPNFPALRQALDAVFLHAQLTDHTTTRRSVWRYLNDDDLRGGVTRSYRAKMDEAVSEEEKSRLMLSLRYALAALDGDALPSFDNNASGNII, from the coding sequence ATGCTGACCATTGTACATCTCGCCGACCTTCATCTCGGCGCTTCTTATTCGTTCCTCTCCGCAGAAAAAGCTGCCATTGCCCGCGAAAGCCAATTCACCGTCTTGCAGCATGCCATCGATTATGCGAACTCCCAGTTTGCCAACGCGGTCCTGATTGCAGGCGACCTGTTTGACCAGCCCAAACCGCCTTCGGAAATCGTCAAGCGCACGTTTTCCATTCTCTCGCAAGCACACTGCTGTGTGCTCATCTCCCCCGGCAACCACGATTACCTGTGTGCAGACAGTCCCTATCTGACCGCCCAGCGCCCCGAACAGGTTTATGTCTTTACATCGCCCGTGCTGACCTCTTTCCCGATCAGCGACCGCGCGGTTGTATGGGGTGCGGCCTTTTGTGACCAAGGTGCTTCCATCCCGCTCGACGTGAAACTGGTGGAGGACCGTCCCAATCTGCTGCTTGTACACAGCGATTTGAAAACACACAGCGGCTACAATCCTCTGACGGCGGCGGACCTCAAAACCAGCGGTTTCCTGTATGCCGCGCTGGGTCACAACCACGAATACAGCGGCATGCGGCGCGCCGGCAATACGGTTTATGCCTGCCCAGGCAGTCCGGTCAGCGTCGGCACCGACGATACCGGCCGCAAGGGATTTTTGTTCGGTCAGCTCGCCGAAGAACTCAAATTCCGCTTTATTCCGAGTGGCGGCTTTGAATGCCATTCCTACAAGATCGATTTCACCACCCTGGCCAGCGACCGTATGCTGGAGCAGGCTCTGACCGCGCTGGTGCCGAAAAATCATGATAAGGTCTGCGCTTCGGTCGAACTGGTCGGGGAACGCAGCTATGAGCCCAATTTCCCGGCGCTCCGGCAGGCGCTGGATGCCGTTTTTCTGCACGCCCAGCTCACTGACCACACCACCACCCGGCGCAGCGTCTGGCGGTATCTGAACGATGACGATTTGCGCGGCGGCGTCACTCGCAGCTATCGCGCCAAGATGGATGAAGCGGTCAGCGAGGAGGAAAAATCCCGTCTGATGCTCTCCCTGCGCTATGCGCTGGCTGCGCTGGACGGGGACGCCCTCCCCTCGTTTGACAACAACGCATCGGGCAATATAATTTAA
- a CDS encoding sugar phosphate isomerase/epimerase family protein → MLKLGFNEATCKENSSVEKDLEFCEKYGYDYIELRLDMLKEYFKTHTIEDLKAFFAKSHLKPFAFNSIEDINFRTPEQWEKLVELFTFGCEVAQAIGNKYMIVVPTMTNEYSTRTEQEVLEDSVEVLNKLADIAEPYGVCCSFEPIGDRRWCCNSLRQALEIVQAVNRDSVGLTVDCINFYMHDKCADVDFIRKVPKEKLFVYHINDCEDLPFGVLDHCHRIMPGKGCIPVAEISKAVMDAGYDGPACLELFRPEYWDMDAEEVIKMGVECCAPFLK, encoded by the coding sequence ATGTTAAAACTCGGATTCAACGAAGCGACCTGCAAGGAAAATTCCTCGGTCGAAAAAGACCTGGAATTTTGCGAGAAGTACGGCTATGACTACATCGAACTGCGGCTCGATATGCTCAAGGAGTATTTCAAGACCCATACCATTGAGGACCTCAAGGCGTTTTTCGCAAAAAGCCACTTAAAGCCCTTTGCCTTCAACTCGATTGAAGACATCAACTTCCGCACCCCGGAACAGTGGGAAAAACTTGTCGAACTGTTCACTTTCGGCTGCGAAGTCGCCCAGGCCATCGGCAACAAATATATGATCGTCGTGCCCACCATGACAAACGAATACAGCACCAGGACCGAACAGGAGGTGCTGGAGGACTCTGTCGAGGTGTTAAACAAGCTGGCCGACATCGCCGAGCCTTACGGCGTGTGCTGCTCGTTCGAGCCCATCGGCGACCGCCGCTGGTGCTGCAATTCGCTGCGGCAGGCTCTGGAGATCGTGCAGGCGGTGAACCGCGACAGCGTGGGCCTGACGGTTGACTGCATCAACTTCTACATGCACGACAAGTGCGCGGATGTGGACTTTATCCGCAAGGTACCCAAGGAAAAGTTGTTCGTCTATCACATCAACGACTGCGAAGACCTGCCGTTCGGCGTGCTCGATCACTGCCACCGCATCATGCCTGGCAAGGGCTGCATCCCGGTCGCCGAAATCAGCAAGGCAGTTATGGACGCGGGCTATGACGGTCCGGCGTGCCTCGAACTGTTCCGCCCCGAATACTGGGATATGGACGCCGAAGAAGTCATCAAAATGGGCGTGGAGTGCTGCGCGCCCTTCCTGAAATAA
- a CDS encoding GTP pyrophosphokinase: MTFEDFYGPALERLQAAEQQLTDCVARFPDDREGTDLHAVLYCKSRIKSPDSMIRKLELHELPTDCDTALAEMHDTVGVRVICSFVDDVYRVAGWLSQQPELHVTTTKDYIAYPKPNGYRSLHLILEIADGPGKGLSAEIQLRTIAIDFWASLEHQIKYKHTVSHEALVRSELKRCADEIASVDLSMQTIRELLAQSF, from the coding sequence ATGACATTTGAAGATTTCTATGGCCCAGCGCTTGAACGGCTGCAAGCCGCCGAACAACAACTGACCGATTGTGTGGCCCGTTTTCCAGATGACCGGGAAGGAACCGATTTGCATGCTGTCCTATACTGCAAATCGCGCATCAAGTCCCCGGACAGCATGATTCGAAAATTGGAACTGCACGAGCTGCCCACCGACTGCGACACCGCGCTGGCCGAAATGCACGACACGGTCGGTGTACGGGTCATCTGCTCTTTTGTCGATGACGTATACCGCGTCGCAGGCTGGCTGTCCCAGCAGCCTGAACTGCATGTGACCACCACCAAAGATTATATCGCCTATCCCAAGCCCAACGGCTACCGCAGCTTGCATCTGATTTTAGAAATTGCCGACGGACCGGGAAAAGGCCTGTCGGCCGAAATCCAGCTGCGCACCATTGCCATCGATTTTTGGGCCAGCTTGGAGCATCAGATCAAATACAAACATACGGTATCTCACGAAGCGCTGGTGCGGTCGGAACTCAAACGCTGCGCCGATGAAATTGCCTCGGTCGATCTGTCCATGCAAACCATCCGCGAACTACTCGCCCAGAGTTTTTAA
- a CDS encoding response regulator transcription factor, protein MRFLLAEDERSLSRALVAILQRDGYIVDTAYDGEQALTLLSTGNYDGVVLDIMMPKLDGIQVLKHLRDRGDRTPVLLLTAKSEIDDKVLGLDSGANDYLTKPFSTRELLARVRAMTRGQSASNDSVLQFGNISLDRTTFSLSSPTGSFRLANKEFAMLELLLCNAGHPITSQRFLERVWQEDAEAEVVLIYISYLQKKLDALHADVCIQATEPDSYILEGCP, encoded by the coding sequence TTGCGATTTCTTCTTGCTGAGGACGAACGCTCTCTTTCCCGGGCGCTCGTCGCAATTCTCCAAAGGGACGGTTACATTGTCGATACCGCGTACGATGGCGAACAAGCACTCACTCTCTTATCCACCGGCAACTATGACGGTGTGGTTTTGGATATTATGATGCCCAAATTGGATGGCATCCAGGTTTTAAAGCATCTGCGGGACAGAGGCGACCGCACCCCGGTCCTGCTGCTAACCGCCAAATCGGAAATCGACGATAAGGTGCTGGGGCTGGACAGCGGCGCCAACGATTATTTGACCAAACCGTTCTCTACCCGTGAACTTTTGGCGCGGGTACGCGCCATGACGCGCGGGCAGTCTGCTTCCAACGATTCGGTTTTGCAGTTTGGCAACATTTCACTCGACCGCACGACCTTTTCCCTCTCCTCCCCGACCGGAAGCTTTCGGCTGGCCAACAAGGAATTTGCCATGCTGGAATTGCTGCTTTGCAACGCAGGCCATCCGATCACATCCCAACGCTTTTTAGAGCGCGTATGGCAGGAAGATGCCGAAGCGGAGGTCGTTTTGATTTACATTTCCTATCTTCAGAAAAAACTGGACGCTTTGCATGCTGATGTATGTATTCAGGCCACCGAGCCGGACAGCTATATTTTGGAGGGCTGCCCATGA
- a CDS encoding MFS transporter, whose product MGKQKNALERQNGTASLAAGGRLTVGERLAYGCGDTACNIVFGMISTLLTLFYTDYAGISVATVGLVMLISRIFDGTSDVIMGFIVNRTKSRWGKARPWIIWMSIPYCVSAVLLFTVPQTSETLQFWYIFVTYNLTTTVLYTAINVPYGTMSTMMTRSAHERDLLSVFRMSMAPVGRIISVTLTMPVVKLFGDTKEAWAKAMLMWSAIALVMLLICFFRCKERVQLENTTSKSHVPLGKNLKALLTNQYFWAALILWTVTCVHGTLVGTDLPYYCKYIFGNDSWMYSVLYLAEAGTLVVGAMLCPLLLNRFSKRDLSLWGCVLAVAAHATLLLNPHSFTLALVSSIVRALGEAPLTAVVFGMMGQVVEYGQWKSHIRQEALIFGGGSLGFKIGTGITSAIITKLLDISGYTSSIDGVEVGGLITQPSSALQMIQNIYLYGPLIIWAIAVVVLLLYKLDKKYASIMTELEEREARGEL is encoded by the coding sequence ATGGGCAAACAAAAGAACGCGCTGGAAAGGCAGAACGGAACGGCTTCCCTGGCAGCCGGCGGACGCCTGACGGTTGGTGAACGGCTGGCGTATGGCTGCGGGGATACGGCCTGCAATATTGTCTTTGGCATGATCAGTACCTTGCTGACGCTGTTTTATACAGACTATGCCGGCATTTCGGTGGCTACGGTGGGCTTGGTCATGCTGATCTCCCGCATTTTTGATGGAACATCCGATGTCATCATGGGCTTTATTGTCAACCGTACGAAATCCAGATGGGGGAAAGCACGTCCCTGGATCATTTGGATGAGCATTCCATACTGTGTTTCAGCGGTGCTGCTGTTCACCGTGCCGCAGACCTCGGAAACGCTGCAATTCTGGTACATCTTTGTTACCTATAACCTGACCACGACCGTTTTGTATACGGCCATCAATGTGCCGTACGGCACCATGTCGACCATGATGACCCGTTCGGCGCATGAGCGTGATCTGCTGTCTGTGTTCCGCATGTCGATGGCGCCGGTGGGCCGTATCATTTCGGTGACCTTGACCATGCCGGTGGTCAAGCTGTTCGGGGATACCAAAGAGGCATGGGCCAAAGCCATGCTGATGTGGTCGGCCATTGCGCTGGTGATGCTGCTGATTTGCTTTTTCCGCTGCAAAGAGCGTGTCCAGTTGGAAAATACCACGAGCAAATCCCACGTTCCGCTGGGGAAAAATTTGAAAGCGCTGCTGACCAATCAATATTTCTGGGCAGCCCTCATTTTATGGACCGTCACTTGCGTGCATGGTACCCTGGTTGGCACCGATCTGCCGTATTATTGCAAATATATCTTTGGCAACGACAGCTGGATGTATAGTGTACTCTACCTGGCCGAAGCCGGCACGCTGGTCGTAGGCGCCATGCTCTGCCCGCTGCTGCTCAACCGGTTCAGCAAGCGTGATCTGTCCTTATGGGGGTGTGTGCTGGCCGTTGCAGCGCATGCGACCTTGCTGCTCAATCCCCATAGCTTTACCCTGGCGCTGGTCAGCAGCATTGTGCGTGCGTTGGGCGAAGCGCCGTTGACAGCCGTGGTCTTCGGTATGATGGGACAGGTGGTCGAATATGGCCAGTGGAAGTCCCATATCCGGCAGGAAGCGCTGATTTTTGGCGGCGGCAGCCTGGGCTTTAAGATCGGCACCGGTATTACCAGTGCGATTATCACCAAATTGCTGGATATCAGCGGTTATACCAGTTCAATTGACGGGGTAGAAGTCGGCGGATTGATCACGCAGCCGTCGAGCGCCTTGCAGATGATTCAGAACATCTATTTGTATGGCCCGCTGATCATTTGGGCGATTGCGGTTGTGGTATTGCTGCTGTATAAGCTGGATAAAAAATACGCATCCATTATGACCGAACTGGAAGAACGCGAAGCCCGCGGAGAACTGTAA
- a CDS encoding sensor histidine kinase gives MIKKLRIKLILASMFSLVVVLFVIVGGINILNIFQVIQRADMVLDILETHEGQLPKLSNLLDEEGDPAYTSPEIPYESRYFSVLLTEDGVALATDTEQIVAIDREDAIDFAQDVLVLGKERGFVNDYRYTVREESNGIRIIFLDCGRWLDTCRGFLLSSLCISLLGLAAVLVLITLLSSRIVKPVSDSYEKQKRFITDAGHEIKTPLAIIDADAGLIESESGKSEWLDDIQLQVRRLTELTNDLIYLAKMEESHDQLILIDFPISDLVEESVRSFQALAKKQNKTFRSQIQPLLSLHGDAKSIGQLISILLDNAVKYSEENGEIAVRLEKQGRTIRLSVFNTTPSIAKSDLDHLFDRFYRTDKSRNSQTGGYGIGLSIASAVVAAHKGKIAASSKDGKSLEITVTLPA, from the coding sequence ATGATCAAAAAGCTGCGGATCAAACTCATCTTGGCATCCATGTTTTCACTGGTTGTAGTCTTATTTGTGATCGTCGGCGGCATCAATATATTGAACATTTTTCAAGTAATCCAAAGAGCAGATATGGTGCTGGATATTTTGGAAACCCATGAAGGGCAGCTCCCGAAACTCAGCAACTTATTAGACGAAGAGGGAGATCCCGCCTATACTTCTCCGGAAATCCCCTATGAATCGCGCTATTTTTCAGTGCTGCTCACCGAAGATGGAGTCGCATTGGCGACAGATACTGAGCAGATTGTCGCAATCGACCGTGAAGATGCCATTGACTTTGCACAGGATGTCTTGGTGCTCGGCAAGGAACGAGGATTTGTAAACGATTACCGCTATACGGTCCGCGAAGAAAGCAATGGTATCCGTATCATTTTTCTCGACTGTGGCCGCTGGCTTGATACCTGCCGGGGCTTCCTGCTTTCCAGTCTGTGCATTTCCCTGCTGGGCTTGGCGGCGGTTTTGGTACTCATCACCCTGCTTTCCAGCCGCATTGTCAAGCCGGTATCCGATAGTTACGAAAAACAAAAACGATTCATCACCGATGCCGGACATGAAATAAAAACCCCGCTTGCGATCATCGATGCCGATGCCGGTCTGATCGAAAGTGAAAGTGGAAAAAGTGAATGGCTGGATGATATTCAACTGCAAGTCCGCCGCCTGACCGAGCTGACCAACGACCTGATCTATCTGGCCAAAATGGAGGAGTCCCACGATCAACTGATTTTGATCGATTTTCCCATTTCTGATCTGGTCGAGGAGTCGGTACGTTCGTTCCAGGCTTTGGCCAAAAAGCAGAACAAAACTTTTCGCAGCCAAATCCAGCCGCTGTTGTCGCTGCACGGAGATGCCAAATCGATCGGGCAGCTGATTTCCATCCTACTGGATAATGCGGTCAAATATTCGGAAGAAAACGGAGAAATTGCCGTGCGTCTGGAAAAACAGGGCCGCACGATTCGGCTTTCGGTTTTCAATACCACACCGTCTATTGCCAAATCTGATTTGGACCATCTGTTTGATCGTTTTTACCGCACCGATAAATCCCGCAATTCACAGACCGGCGGCTATGGCATCGGGCTTTCCATTGCCAGTGCTGTTGTGGCTGCCCATAAGGGAAAAATTGCGGCCAGTTCCAAGGACGGCAAATCGTTGGAGATCACCGTAACACTTCCCGCCTGA
- a CDS encoding ATP-binding protein has translation MAYDKQILSDLLREMEARREARSRLLTERRQEVYDRVPRIRQIDETLRGTAAAVLRAALETGDDPTAAVERLREQNLALQRERVRLLTEAGLPADFLDDKPDCPLCGDNGYVGAEPCTCLKTRYAKRLTEQLSTILPIADQNFEAFRLDYYSDVRDSRLGLSPRENMEANLDLCAEYAHHFSAHSPNLLLFGSAGLGKTFLSTCIAKTVSERGASVAYDTAIHVLGSYETVKFGGPDAAEAQHAIRKYEHADLLILDDLGTELATAFTTSVFYSLLNTRLMARRPMIINTNLQPNELEKRYSAAVASRLLGEFTHLRFFGEDIRQIKRRGGPRS, from the coding sequence ATGGCATACGACAAACAGATCCTATCCGACCTGCTGCGTGAAATGGAAGCCCGGCGCGAAGCGCGGTCCCGTCTGCTGACTGAGCGCCGGCAGGAGGTCTATGACCGGGTGCCCCGCATCCGCCAGATCGACGAAACGCTGCGCGGCACTGCTGCTGCGGTCTTGCGCGCAGCGCTGGAAACCGGCGACGACCCGACAGCTGCCGTCGAACGCCTGCGCGAGCAGAATCTGGCTTTGCAGCGCGAACGGGTGCGCCTGCTGACTGAGGCCGGACTGCCGGCAGATTTTCTGGATGACAAGCCCGATTGCCCGTTGTGCGGCGATAACGGGTATGTTGGCGCCGAACCGTGTACCTGCCTGAAAACCCGGTATGCCAAGCGCCTGACCGAGCAGTTGTCCACCATCCTGCCCATCGCCGATCAGAACTTCGAAGCCTTCCGGCTGGATTACTATTCCGATGTGCGGGACAGCCGCCTGGGGCTTTCCCCCCGCGAGAATATGGAGGCCAATCTGGACCTTTGCGCCGAATATGCCCACCATTTTTCGGCGCACTCCCCCAACCTGCTGCTCTTTGGGTCAGCCGGACTGGGCAAGACCTTCCTGTCCACCTGTATTGCCAAGACCGTGTCCGAGCGCGGTGCTTCGGTGGCCTATGATACGGCCATCCATGTGCTGGGCAGCTATGAAACAGTCAAGTTCGGCGGGCCGGACGCCGCGGAAGCACAGCACGCCATCCGCAAATATGAACATGCCGATCTGCTCATTTTGGATGACCTGGGCACCGAACTGGCGACCGCCTTTACCACTTCGGTCTTTTATTCGCTACTCAACACCCGCCTGATGGCGCGGCGTCCCATGATCATTAACACCAATTTACAGCCCAACGAGCTGGAAAAGCGGTATTCAGCAGCGGTTGCCTCTCGTTTGCTCGGAGAATTTACCCATTTGCGCTTCTTTGGTGAGGATATTCGCCAGATCAAACGCCGCGGCGGACCGCGTTCATAA
- a CDS encoding helix-turn-helix domain-containing protein, whose amino-acid sequence MKRTVENAKQTICSAKDKDGAATEEIVRHTSYFSKWRLYDEYDNSHDTVDDEIKQLLRIYVRHCL is encoded by the coding sequence ATTAAAAGGACAGTAGAAAATGCAAAACAGACTATTTGTTCTGCAAAGGATAAAGACGGAGCGGCTACCGAAGAAATCGTACGCCACACATCCTATTTCTCTAAATGGAGGTTATACGACGAGTACGACAATTCCCATGACACTGTAGACGATGAGATCAAGCAACTTCTCAGAATATATGTACGTCATTGTCTTTAA
- a CDS encoding YitT family protein: MKRFRVWAMNFLVDCISGALYAIGIDTFAKMAGFAPGGLSGLALIVNHLWGLPIGLTVLVLNVPLMLISYRFLGFRFLKKTLGSMIVCTLFLDVVFVRVPPYTGNRLLAALYSGVFLGLALALLYRRGSSSGGTDFLTLSIKARHPHLSVGAVTMTVDVIIILLGWPVFGSVDAVLYGLIATAATSLVIDKALRGAGAGRLILVITAKGPLVARHINQACGRGSTMCPAVGCYTGEARQILFCACSRVEAYKIRTAVHHIDTEAFVMIADTNEVFGNGFIDPSGSSFLP; the protein is encoded by the coding sequence ATGAAGCGTTTTCGCGTGTGGGCGATGAATTTTCTGGTGGATTGCATCAGCGGCGCGTTGTATGCCATAGGTATCGATACCTTTGCCAAAATGGCTGGCTTTGCACCGGGCGGCTTATCCGGTTTGGCGTTGATTGTCAATCATCTTTGGGGCCTGCCGATTGGCTTGACTGTGCTGGTGCTCAATGTGCCGTTGATGCTGATTAGCTATCGGTTTTTAGGATTCCGGTTTTTAAAGAAAACCCTGGGCAGCATGATCGTTTGCACGCTGTTTTTGGATGTTGTGTTTGTGCGCGTCCCGCCGTATACGGGTAACCGGCTGCTGGCGGCACTGTATTCGGGTGTGTTTTTAGGGCTGGCACTGGCGCTGCTCTATCGCCGCGGTTCTTCTTCGGGCGGGACTGATTTTTTGACCTTGTCCATCAAAGCCAGGCATCCGCATCTTTCGGTCGGCGCCGTGACGATGACGGTTGATGTCATTATCATTCTGCTCGGCTGGCCGGTCTTTGGCAGCGTGGATGCGGTACTATATGGCCTGATTGCAACCGCAGCTACTTCACTAGTCATTGACAAAGCGCTGCGCGGGGCTGGGGCAGGCCGCCTGATTCTGGTCATCACAGCCAAAGGACCGCTGGTGGCCCGACATATCAATCAGGCGTGCGGACGAGGCTCTACGATGTGTCCGGCTGTGGGCTGCTATACCGGCGAAGCCCGGCAGATTTTGTTTTGCGCCTGTTCTCGGGTGGAAGCCTACAAAATTCGTACGGCGGTGCATCATATCGATACCGAGGCGTTTGTGATGATTGCGGACACCAATGAAGTCTTTGGCAATGGCTTCATCGACCCGTCCGGATCTTCATTTTTGCCGTAG
- a CDS encoding helix-turn-helix transcriptional regulator, producing MIHMHAIPASLPHTADQPRMAYLTNTEVDASGKVRAIHSHHDITEIGLVYAGQGFHVIDGHEYRSEPGDLILYNTDMLHQDLALHADAPMRFFLCGISNIRLRSLPLGHIAASPSDYVVSSGPYFDFLLHGFEAIERGLIEQQPQVATFAQGFLQSLCAIVDHLANSNQTMQSHLYPAENSVAEDMRRYIDQNYTQRFTLDELADRFHINRFYAAHLFSDAFNCSPMQYRTRRRIGEAQSLLTSSDFSITYIGSMVGYDDPNRFSQAFSKLVGMPPSKYRDLSVCSKLT from the coding sequence ATGATCCATATGCATGCCATTCCGGCCAGCTTACCGCATACCGCCGACCAGCCGCGCATGGCTTATCTGACCAACACCGAAGTGGATGCCAGCGGCAAAGTACGTGCCATCCACAGCCATCATGACATCACCGAGATCGGGCTGGTCTATGCAGGGCAAGGCTTCCACGTTATCGACGGACATGAATATCGCAGCGAACCCGGCGACCTGATCCTTTACAACACCGATATGCTGCATCAGGACCTGGCGCTGCATGCAGATGCCCCCATGCGCTTTTTCCTGTGCGGCATCTCCAACATCCGCCTTCGCAGTCTGCCGCTGGGCCATATTGCGGCCAGTCCGAGCGATTACGTCGTGTCCAGCGGCCCTTACTTTGATTTTTTGCTGCACGGCTTTGAGGCCATTGAGCGTGGGCTGATCGAACAGCAACCCCAAGTCGCTACCTTTGCCCAAGGGTTTCTACAATCTTTGTGCGCCATTGTGGACCACTTGGCCAACAGCAACCAGACCATGCAAAGCCATCTGTATCCGGCTGAAAATTCGGTTGCTGAAGACATGCGTCGCTACATCGATCAGAACTATACCCAGCGTTTTACCCTGGATGAACTGGCTGATCGATTCCATATCAACCGGTTTTATGCCGCCCATCTCTTTTCCGACGCCTTCAACTGTTCCCCCATGCAATACCGCACCCGGCGGCGCATCGGTGAAGCACAGTCGCTGCTGACCAGTTCGGATTTCAGCATCACCTACATTGGCAGCATGGTCGGGTATGATGACCCCAACCGTTTCAGTCAGGCGTTTTCCAAGCTGGTCGGTATGCCGCCCAGCAAATACCGTGATCTTAGCGTCTGTTCAAAGCTTACATAG
- a CDS encoding MATE family efflux transporter → MKDLTKGSPVPLILTFTIPVLLGNLLQLLYNLADTRIVGSFLGEQALAAVGATNPLNNLLIGLLVGLTNGFAILTARCFGAKDRDGVRRSIGAIFVLAGITAIALTVVGLCLLKPILQLLNTPADLLDLSMDYFRVILLGTIATMFYNVCSTVLRAVGDSITPLLFLMLSTTLNVGLDLLFVGPLGLGVPGAALATVLAQLVSVLLCLLVMRRRFAEIWPKKADFHVSAQLAGQLYGTGVSMAMMYCLVNIGSVILQGVINTFGTDTIVAHTAARRLTELFMLAFSAFGVTMATYCSQNFGAQKPARIRRGLRATLLMAWSFCLIVVVVTYLCAPQLVYLVTGSRKPEILDTAVWYLRVDTLFYWVTAAISILRNALQGIGDRMTPLISSGIELLGKIAVVLFLTPRLGYFGIILAEPLVWAVMVIPLVVQTLRQPRFRGPDCVTE, encoded by the coding sequence ATGAAGGATCTCACCAAAGGTTCGCCAGTCCCCCTGATCCTGACGTTTACCATACCGGTCTTGCTGGGCAATCTGCTCCAGCTTCTGTACAATTTGGCCGATACCCGCATCGTTGGATCGTTTTTAGGCGAACAGGCACTCGCCGCGGTTGGTGCCACCAACCCCTTAAACAATCTGCTGATCGGTCTGCTGGTTGGCCTGACCAATGGTTTTGCCATCCTGACGGCGCGCTGCTTTGGCGCCAAAGACCGGGACGGTGTGCGCCGGTCGATCGGCGCTATTTTTGTGCTGGCTGGTATCACAGCCATCGCGCTGACGGTCGTGGGACTGTGCCTTTTAAAACCCATCTTGCAATTGCTCAATACCCCGGCCGATTTGCTTGACCTGTCTATGGACTATTTCCGCGTTATTTTACTGGGTACCATTGCGACCATGTTTTATAATGTGTGCTCCACCGTATTGCGCGCAGTCGGCGACTCGATCACGCCCCTGTTGTTCCTGATGCTGTCAACGACCCTTAACGTTGGACTCGACCTGCTTTTTGTGGGCCCGCTCGGTCTAGGCGTTCCCGGTGCAGCCCTGGCAACCGTACTGGCACAGCTCGTTTCGGTTTTGCTTTGTCTGCTGGTTATGCGGCGGCGATTTGCGGAAATCTGGCCGAAAAAAGCCGATTTCCATGTTTCCGCTCAACTGGCTGGCCAGCTGTATGGTACCGGAGTTTCGATGGCGATGATGTATTGTTTGGTCAACATCGGCTCGGTCATCCTGCAAGGGGTCATCAATACGTTTGGTACCGACACCATTGTGGCGCATACGGCTGCCCGCCGATTGACCGAACTGTTTATGCTCGCCTTTTCGGCGTTTGGTGTCACCATGGCCACCTATTGCAGCCAGAATTTCGGAGCGCAAAAACCAGCCCGCATCCGGCGCGGCCTGCGGGCTACCCTGCTGATGGCTTGGAGTTTCTGCCTGATCGTTGTAGTGGTCACATATTTGTGTGCCCCGCAGCTTGTCTATCTGGTCACCGGTAGCCGCAAACCGGAAATTTTGGATACTGCGGTTTGGTATCTGCGGGTAGATACGTTGTTTTATTGGGTCACGGCGGCGATCAGCATCCTGCGCAATGCCTTGCAGGGCATTGGCGACCGCATGACACCGCTCATCTCCAGCGGCATCGAACTGCTTGGCAAAATCGCCGTAGTGTTGTTCCTGACGCCGCGCTTGGGATATTTCGGCATCATTTTGGCAGAACCACTTGTGTGGGCGGTCATGGTCATCCCGCTTGTGGTGCAAACCCTGCGGCAGCCCCGCTTCCGCGGTCCGGACTGTGTAACCGAATAA